A window from Mangifera indica cultivar Alphonso chromosome 2, CATAS_Mindica_2.1, whole genome shotgun sequence encodes these proteins:
- the LOC123208325 gene encoding rapid alkalinization factor, which translates to MVNLVNSCALVLAISSLMMIFMMSAPLSAVDASGDHHLNLGWLPTGSSLVGEEEEGEFELDSETNRRILATSNYISYGALQRNTVPCSRRGASYYNCQNGGQANPYNRGCSTITRCRS; encoded by the coding sequence ATGGTGAACTTGGTCAATTCATGTGCGCTTGTTCTCGCGATTTCTTCTTTGATGATGATCTTCATGATGAGCGCCCCGTTGTCCGCCGTTGATGCGAGCGGGGATCACCACCTCAACCTGGGATGGCTACCCACTGGATCATCGTTGGTGGGCGAAGAGGAGGAAGGCGAGTTTGAACTGGACTCAGAGACCAACCGGCGCATTTTAGCCACAAGCAACTACATCAGCTACGGTGCGCTGCAGAGGAACACTGTGCCCTGCTCCCGGCGCGGCGCCTCCTACTACAACTGCCAGAATGGCGGCCAGGCTAACCCTTACAACCGTGGCTGCAGCACCATTACACGTTGCAGGAGTTGA